One stretch of Arachis hypogaea cultivar Tifrunner chromosome 20, arahy.Tifrunner.gnm2.J5K5, whole genome shotgun sequence DNA includes these proteins:
- the LOC112783860 gene encoding uncharacterized protein, translating into MGTEFETIEARITPMFAQLQCECGILQRLIYKNRNQHRRSSYFQHVLKVSRDIKLLQSTNLEELVSSCLLVIKGDRPKQKVHLFESLKRRKCDNGKYNFMERLLGAARLLAEMVETMLKAATEVSVLFAQAFFMGFSVIIMGLLARLRVLVQQILLDVVSLFNMVSSLSRKKQSIKITHKGLEVVREVFPVTQDFVKLECVWKSDKFILIETKHDCENENQGEDSGGNVSVEASAINYDTIENFLGDDQVIPNTECGEEGGEYQGDTKASFKNSSPVTSSHALPRSAPNAEPHSARKKVAFVSIKNHAPASQSVRGVSSFNSKCQAK; encoded by the exons ATGGGTACTGAATTTGAAACAATCGAGGCAAGAATAACACCTATGTTTGCACAACTCCAATGTGAGTGTGGCATTCTACAAAGATTGATCTATAAGAACAGGAACCAGCACCGACGTTCCTCATATTTCCAGCATGTTTTGAAG GTGAGTAGAGATATAAAGCTTCTGCAATCGACAAACTTGGAGGAGCTTGTGTCATCTTGTTTACTAGTTATCAAAGGAGATAGACCAAAACAGAAGGTTCATCTTTTCGAGAG CTTAAAAAGGAGGAAATGTGACAATGGAAAGTATAACTTTATGGAGCGCCTTTTAGGAGCTGCACGCTTACTAGCAGAG ATGGTAGAAACAATGCTGAAGGCTGCAAC TGAGGTATCTGTATTGTTTGCTCAAGCTTTCTTCATGGGGTTTTCTGTGATAATTATGGGTTTGCTTGCACGTCTTCGGGTTTTGGTTCAACAA ATATTACTTGATGTGGTTTCATTGTTCAACATGGTTTCTTCTTTGTCTAGAAAGAAgcaatcaataaaaataactcaCAAGGGACTCGAG GTTGTTAGGGAGGTTTTCCCAGTTACTCAAGATTTTGTTAAATTGGAATGTGTATGGAAATCAGATAAGTTCATATTAATTGAGACAAAGCATGATTGTGAGAATGAAAATCAAGGTGAGGATTCTGGTGGAAATGTCTCTGTGGAAGCATCAGCTATAAACTACGATACTATTGAAAATTTTCTTGGGG ATGACCAGGTTATCCCAAATACTGAGTGTGGCGAGGAAGGTGGAGAATATCAAGGTGACACTAAAGCATCTTTCAAGAACTCTTCACCGGTAACCAGCTCGCATGCATTGCCACGGTCCGCTCCTAATGCTGAACCACACTCTGCGAGAAAGAAAGTCGCATTTGTATCAATCAAGAATCATGCGCCAGCGTCGCAAAGTGTACGAGGTGTTTCTTCTTTTAACTCAAAATGTCAAGCAAAGTAA